CGGGCTGCACCCGCCGCCAGTTCGCGGGAGAGGCCTGCTCGACTACGGTACTTGGCTGCAGGATCCCGTTGGATAGAATCCGGGGGTCGTGAACGCCATCAGCGAGAGGAGCCGAACATGACGATCACACGGCACAACGTCGGGCCCCGGCTGACCCAGGCCGTCGTCCACGGCGGCACCGTCTACCTGGCGGGCCAGGTCGCGGGCGGGTCGCCGACGGTCAAGGGCCAGACCGAGGAAATCCTCAAGAAGATCGACGAGCTGCTGGCGGCCAGCGGCAGCCACAGGTCGAAGCTGCTCTCGGCCACCATCTACCTGGCGAACATGGCCACCTACGACGAGATGAACTCCGCCTGGGACGCGTGGGTCGATCCCAAGAACACCCCCGCCCGCGCCACCGTGGAGGCGCGGCTGGCCTCGTCCAAGTACCTGGTCGAGATCGCCATCGTCGCGGCGGTCTGAGCGTGGGGGCTCGCGCCACCGCCGAGTGCGCCGCCGCCGGGGCGCCGGACGAGGCGCTCCTCCGCAGCGCCCAGACGCTCCGCCGGCTCGGCGCCCGGCTCACGCGTTACGACGCGGAGGAGGCGACGCTCGAAGCGCGCGCGTGGCCCTGGCGGGTCGAGGTGACCATCCGCGTCTCGGCGACGGCGCAAGGGCAGGGCACGCGGCTTAGGATTGAGAGCGAGACCGGGAACTCCCGCCGGCTCGTCGCCGCCGGCGTCAACGCCTGGACTGTCCGCCGCGTCCGGGCGGCGCTGGCCAGGGCGACGTGAGCACGCCGGAGCCGGAGCATCTCTACTTGACGACGACCGGCCGGCGGAGCGGTCGGCCCCGCGAGATCGAGATCTGGTTCACGCGGCGCGACGGGCGGTACTACGTCGTCGCCGAGCGCGGCGAGGAAGCCCAGTGGGTCCGGAACCTCCGGGCGGAGCCGCGGGTGCAGGTGCGGGTGGGGCCGGAGACCTTTGCGGGGACGGCGCGCCTCGTCGATGCGGTCAGCGAGCCCGAGCTGGCCCTGGGGATTCGCGCGCTCTCGGCGAGGAAGTACGGCTGGGGCGACGGACTCGTCGTCGAGCTGACGCCCGCGGCCTAGAGTGGCCGGCGCCGAGCGGGGGTGAGGCGGCCCCCCGCGCGCGTCCGCTGGGCCTTGGAGCTCGCGTGGAGCAGCTCGCACCAGCGCCGGTTCGCGTCGCCGCCCGCCTCGGCGCTCCCCGACAGAAACGCGTCGGAGGTCACGGCGGTGTCGTCGCAGCCGTCGCGGGTCGGGGCGTGGGCGTCGCACCAGCGCACGTCGAGGATCTCGCGCGTCGGGTCAGCGTCGGGCTCACAACCGGGGCAATACGAGCGGGCGACGACGGGGGCGTCGGCGATGAACTCCGTCACCGGGCCATGGCGAAAATCCGCATCGCCATCTAGATCCACTCTAGCAGAAGACCGTCGCGCAAGCGAAATTCTAAGGCTATAGTCCCCCTAGCCTCCGGGAGCCCGGCCCCCCGGAGCGTCGGACCAAGCCAGGAGGACAGGTCATGCCGAACATCACGATCCAGTGGTACGCCGGCCGCACGCAGGAGCAGAAGCGGCAGATCGTCGCCGCCATCACCGACGCGATGGTGAAGATCGGCAAGACGACGCCGGACCAGGTGCACATCGTCTTCCAGGACGTCGAGAAGTCGAACTGGGGCGTCAACGGCAAGCTCGCCAGCGAGGTCCCCTAGTGCCGTTCCAACTTGTTGATACTAAATCTGTCCACGAACGACGTACACGGTGCCTTCCTAGGCGCGAATAGTTGGAACGGCACTA
This window of the Candidatus Methylomirabilota bacterium genome carries:
- a CDS encoding RidA family protein, whose translation is MTITRHNVGPRLTQAVVHGGTVYLAGQVAGGSPTVKGQTEEILKKIDELLAASGSHRSKLLSATIYLANMATYDEMNSAWDAWVDPKNTPARATVEARLASSKYLVEIAIVAAV
- a CDS encoding nitroreductase/quinone reductase family protein, yielding MSTPEPEHLYLTTTGRRSGRPREIEIWFTRRDGRYYVVAERGEEAQWVRNLRAEPRVQVRVGPETFAGTARLVDAVSEPELALGIRALSARKYGWGDGLVVELTPAA
- a CDS encoding tautomerase family protein, which translates into the protein MPNITIQWYAGRTQEQKRQIVAAITDAMVKIGKTTPDQVHIVFQDVEKSNWGVNGKLASEVP